Genomic window (Vibrio gallicus):
ATGATGATAGATGAGATGTTTGCCGCTCTGTTTGTGCTCGCTCTAATTTCAATCACCCTGTATTTCATTACCGATAAGCTGCTAAATAAGTTTATCCCTTGGCAATTTGATTAATAGTTCACGGACGAAATTTTGAAAAAATTTATAACGATATTGATATCTGCACTGGTTTTGGTGAGTGCTCAGGCAAGTGCATCCCCAAAAACGCTAAACCTAATGCTTGACTGGTTTGTAAATCCAAATCATGGACCGATAATCATTGCACAGCAAAACGGTTATTTTGCCGCGCAAGGGCTTAAAGTGAATATCCAAGAACCTGCTGACCCTAGCGTACCATCGAAACTTGTTGCCGCAGGGCAGGTTGATCTTGCGATCTCTTATCAGCCTTCATTTATCATAGATGTCGCTGCTGGCCTTCCTTTAGTGTGGACAGGCACGTTATTGGCGACACCGTTAAACACATTGTCAGTGTTGGATAACGGTAAAATTAATAGCTTGGCTGATCTGAAAGGCAAAACCGTAGGCGTTTCGGTGTCTGGCAGCGACGAGGCAATCATTGATAAGATGCTGAGTGATGAAGGAGTCAGCTTTGATGATGTGAAGATCGTTAATGTAGGCTGGGCGCTTTCGTCATCTCTTGCATCTGGTCGCGTAGATGCGATATGGGGCGGGATGCGCAATTTTGAATCTCATCAGCTGGAATTAGAAGGGTTTAAGGCAAAGTCTTTCTATCCAGAAGAGCACGGCATTCCCCCGTATGATGAGCTGATGTTTGTTGCCAATGCCAATCAGCACGACAGCGATGCCATTGCCCGTTTTAATAAGGCGTTGGAGCTTGCTACGCAATACATTATAAATCATCCCCAACAGGCGTGGCGAGAGTTTGTGGCGTATAACCCAGACACTCTAGATAACGAACTTAATCATAGGGCGTGGAACGATACCCTGACCCGTTTTGCCTTGCGACCGGCGGCTAGAAACCTTAAGCGTTATGCTGAATATGCGCAGTTTATGTATGGTCTGAAAATGATCAAAACCCTACCCAATAAGCAATCTTATTTTATCCACTAATGCAATTTTCGAGTCACAAAGGAAGACCAATGAAAAAATTATTAGTTAGTTTAGTTACCGTAATTACCTTTGTCTTTAGTCCAGCCGTGCTGGCTAAAGACCATAAAATCACCTTGATGCTAGATTGGTTTGTTAACCCAAACCATGGCCCAATTATCATCGCAAAAGAGAAAGGGCTATTTAAACAACAAGGTATTGAGGTAGAAATTCAAGAGCCAGCGGATCCAAGCGTTCCGGCCAAACTGGTTGCAGCAAACAAAATCGATATGGCAGTCTCTTATCAACCCACTTTAACTATCGATGTTGCCGCAGGTTTGCCTTTAATTCGCAGTGGTACGCTTATCGCAACGCCATTGAATACCTTGATGGTACTGGATAATGGCAAGATACAGTCATTGGCTGATCTGAAAGGTAAAAAGATTGGGGTCGCTATTTCAGGCAATGAAGAGGCTACCATTGGCACTATGCTAAAAAACCAAGGTGTTGCTTTTAAAGATGTGCAGATCATCAACATTGGTTGGGCGCTTTCGTCATCACTGGCATCGGGTAAGGTGGACGCTATCTGGGGAGGATTACGTAACTTTGAATCCAATCAGCTAGCATTGGAAGGCTATAAAGCAAAGGCATTCTTCCCTGAAGAGCACGGTGTTCCTGCCTATGATGAGCTGGTATTTGTAGCCAATGCAAATAGCTATGATGTTGAAAAAATTAAGAAGTTTAACAAAGCCATTGAGCTGGCGACTCAATATATTGTTAATCATCCCAACAAGGCGTGGCAGGAGTTCGTGGCTTATAACCCAGATACCTTGAACAATGAATTAAACCGCCGCGCTTGGAACGATACCTTAACTCGCTTTGCGCTGCGCCCAGCTGCGGTTGATCATCAGCGATATGATAATTACGCAAACTTTATGCATGACAATAAAATCATTAATAGCGTGCCAAATAGCGTTAAGTATGTGCCTCTTTTTAACTAGGATAGATTATGAAAACCTCACAACTTTTACATGCGTGTCATGAGGAATGGCAACATTATATTGAGCACAGCTTTGTTCACCAGTTGGCCGATGGTACGCTGCATCACGACGCCTTTTTGCATTATCTTAAGCAAGATTTTCTATTTTTAAAGCACTACGCCAGAGCGTATGCGCTCGCCATATATAAAGCCAAAAGCCTGCAACAGATGCGTATTGCTTTACCAAGCCTTCATGCACTGCTGGACTCCGAAATAGGACACCACGTAGAGTGGTGTCAGAATTGGGGTATCAGCGAGATTGAAATGGAAGCTGAAACCGAGGATTTTGGTACGGTAGCCTATACCCGCTATGTATTAGATACTGGCAATCAAGGAGACCTAATTGATTTGTATGTTGCGCTTGCGCCTTGCGCTATTGGTTATGGAGAGATAGGTGCGAACCTTGCGCAGCGCGATAGTACTTTACTCGAAGGCAATCCTTATCTGAGCTGGTTGACTATGTATGGCTCTGAGGAGTTCCAACAAGGCGTCAGCCAAAGTATTGAAAACCTAGACGTACTGCTGGCGGATATTGATCCAGACAGTGCCAGAGCACAACAATTAATAGAAGTATTTCGCACTGCGACCCGCATGGAAATTGCGTTTTGGGAGCAGGGGCTAAACGCAGTTAAGTAAGGATAATTAATGGAAATCGCTCAAGTAATCGCGTGTTTGAATACGCTACGCCAAACCAAGCCGCTGGTGGTTAATGTAACCAACTATGTGGTGATGAACAATACAGCCAATGCGCTGCTAGCCGTTGGTGCATCGCCTATTATGGCGCACTCTTCAAGAGAAATGGCTGAGATGATGAGCTTCTCTGGCGCTCTCGTTATCAATATTGGTACCCTCGATAGTCAATGGGTACCGCGGATGTTGTTCGCTGTAGAGCAAGCCAATATCCATGGTAAACCGGTGGTTTTGGACCCAGTCGGGTGCGGTGCGAGTACATTACGCACCGAGGTATCGCGCCAAATCGCAGAGCAAGCAGATACGCTGGTTATTCGTGGCAATGCCTCTGAAATAATCGCGTTAGCGGGTGAGCAAGCACAATCTAAGGGCGTAGATGCCCTAGATAGCAGCGATTCTGCGGTAAACGCAGCGCAATACTTAGTGAAGGAGTATTGCGCATCGGTCGTTATCTCGGGTGCAACCGATTATGTGATTAGTAGTGCGGGTGTATTCAAGCTAGAAAATGGTCACGAAATGATGCCATTTGTCACTGGTATGGGCTGTTCGCATACTGCGATAACTGGTGCATTTGCGGCAATTGGCGACCTTTCTGGGATGGCTGCAACCGCTATATTAGGCGTTGCGGGTGAGATCGCAGCTGAGAAATCAGCAGGGCCGGGCAGTTTACAGATGAATTTGTTAGACACCCTTTATCAACTTGATGAACAGATGCTCCGTCAGCGTCTGAAGATCAGCAAGGTATAACATGAGCAACCCTTATGAACTCTATTTTGTCACCGATGAACATCAGTCGTTAAATACCTTGTGCAAAGTGGTTGAACAGGCTGTTGAGGGTGGCGTGACCATGGTTCAGGTACGAGAAAAACACGGCGATGTGCGTGCGTTTATCCAGCGTGCACGTGCTGTAAAATCGGTGTTGCAAGGCAGTGATGTGCCTTTAATTATCAATGACCGTGTCGATGTTGCCCTTGCCATAGATGCCTGTGGCGTACATTTGGGACAGTCCGATATGCCTGTTGATGATGCGCGACGCCTAATTGGTCGAGATAAGCTCTTGGGGCTGTCAGTGGAGAGCGAACAGCAATTACTTGCGGCGCAAAGCCTAGATGTTGATAACCTTGGGGTGAGTGCCATTTTCGCAACCGCAACCAAAACTAATACCGTTAACCACTGGGGATTAGTTGGCTTGCAAGGTGCGGTTTCTCTGTCGAGCAAACCCTTAGTGGCGATTGGTGGTATTAATCACACCAATATTCAAAAAGTAGCGGCAACGGGGGTAGAAGGTATCGCGCTGGTGTCGGCTATTTCTTCCGCCGAAGATCCCAAACGTGTAAGTAGTGAGTTGTTACAGCTTATTCGTCGCGCCCGCTAACGTGAATGCTCAGTACTCGAGTCATTTCTAGTACTGCGCTAGTGCCATTTGACGAGTGCGTTTATGGTACAGCCTTAACCTTGATGAGCCTGATTGGCTTTTCTAAGCAGCGAGTTGCCTGCAAACCATAGCAAAGGTAATAGCATCATTAACCCCATTAGTTGCAGTGAAGCAAACGGAAGTAGGTTCACTAAACCCACCAGCAGTGATGCTCCGGCCATTTGGAAGAAGCCCAACAAAGAGGCCGCAGTGCCCGCCCGCTCAGCAAAAGGCTCTAGGGCCGAGCTACAACAAATCGGTAATACTAAACAAAAACCGGTACTGGCGATAAATATTGGCCCCATAAAGGCTGCCGGATGATGGACACCTTGCAACATTACAATAAGTAGTGCTGCGCCAGCGCACAACGTCATAGCCAATTTCAGAGCGCGAGTCTTGCCCAGTTTACGTATCACCACTGGCGCACTAAATGAGCCAATAATATTGATTACCGCGTTGCTTCCAAACCACAATGCAAAAAGGGTGGGGCTAATACCAAGCTCAACCATAAGTCGTACCGGTGCGATGCTGACAAATGCGATAATGATAGCCATTGCCAGCATTACCATTCCAGTATTGAGCTGAAACACTGGGCTTTGAAGTATGGGCTTAAATTGCTGAAAATTAATAAGACTGCTACTTGCAACTGTGTGTGCGGGGCGAGTTTCAGGTAATCGCCACAAGGTTAGCATTAGGATTAATAGTGCGTAAATCCCCATAAACACAAAATTGGCGTGCCAGCTCCATGTTTGGCTGAGCCAGCCGCCCACCATAGGGGCTAAGGCTGGGATCACGCAGATTACCCCATTGATATAACTGTATATAGTTGCGGTTCGTTGTGGGCTATAGCTATCTCTTACCCCTGACATTACACCGACTGAAACCGCGCATGTCCCTAAACCTTGTATGATCCTTGCCAACCACAGTATCTCGACATGACTGGCGATAGCGCAGATAACAGAGCCCAAGATATATAGAGATAATCCGCCAATAATAAGTGGTTTTCGACCATAGCGGTCGGCAAGTGGGCCTGCAAGCAGCTGTCCCATTCCTAGTGCGGCTAAAAATAGAGTAATAGTTAGCTGAATGTTACTTATTGGCGTGTGTAAACTGTCAGCCATCTGCGGCAGTGCCGGAAGGTAGATATCGATACCCATTGGGCTGACGATAATCAATAACATTAATAGGTAAATTGGCGCTTTTGAGTTCATGTCTTTAGGGGCTATTTTTTCAGGGGCGCTGATAGTAGCAAGCTTGTGATATGAATAGTATTGAATTATGGGTTATTACCAACCAAGGCTAGGCATAATTGAAGATTTTGGTACTATGGCGCCAAATTTCTTTGAATCGAATGCACATGTATCAATTATCTTTCTCCCTTGAACAGTTTCTGGCCGAATATTGGCAAAAAAAACCAACCATTATTAAAGGTGGTTTTAGCAATTTTGTAGACCCCTTGACCGCAGAAGAGCTGGCGGGCTTAACCATGGAACAAGAAGTTGATTCGCGCTTTGTGTCAAATTTGGCGGGGGAGTGGAGTGCTGAACACGGCCCTTTCACTGAAGATAAATTTGCAGAGCTTCCTGAGAAATCGTGGTCGTTCATTGTTCAAGCTGCAAATCATTGGCATGAAGGGGCTGCGCAACTGGTTACACCATTTAAGGGCATGCCGCAGTGGCTGTTTGACGATTTGATGATTAGCTACTCGGTAGAAGGTGGCGGTGTGGGGCCACATATTGATCAATATGATGTATTTATTATTCAAGGAAGTGGCAAGAGACACTGGCGCGTGGGCGCTAAGGATGTCGGTCAATATAAAGAGGTGCAACATCATTCGGCATTGCGACAGATAGAGTCGTTTGATGCGCAAATTGACGATGTATTGCAGCCGGGAGATATCCTTTATATCCCACCAGGGTTTCCTCATGACGGCTATGCACTAGAGCCCTCCATGAGCTATTCAATTGGCTTTCGCTCACCAAAAGAGCAAGAGTTAATCAGCAATTTTGCGGATTTTGTGTTGGCTCATGACTACGGGGATAAGCATCTGCACAAGCCAGAACTTTCAACCCAACCTAATAATGGTGAGTTGAAAACGGACGATCTCACTTCACTAGTTGATATGCTTAAGGCTCAAATTAATGCCCCTACGCTGGTAAAAGATTTTATGGGCAGCATGCTCACTCAATCGAGACATCAACTCAATATTATCACCCCAGAGCCAAAGTGGAGTTGCGAAGATGTCTCGTTACAATTAGGCCAAGGTGACACCTTATTTAAGGTTGCAGGCCTAGGGACCTTGTATCATCAAGACGAGCCGACCTTGATCTATGTGAATGGAGAAGTATTTAAAACCTCAGATGAATTGGTACAGCTGGTTGAATTATTGGCAAATGAAGAGTCGTTGTCCGTTAAGAACATGACCACCGAAGGGATCACATTGTTGACTGAGTTAGTGAATAAAGGTTATTGGTATTTCGGATAGCTGTCAGTCTTCCCACCGTTACCCAGTAGTGTTATGACTATCAGTTTGTCGCGTCTTCCCGGTGGTGTTTTGAGCCGGGATCTGTAGGGGCGGTGGCTTCAATTAGTGCTGTGTACATGATTGGGTTCGAGAGCCTACAGATCCCCGCCTGCGCGGGGACGACGGTAGTGTAGAGTGGTGATGAATCGATGATGTGCACCCCAGAATCCCAGCACCGCTTTCATTAAGTGACTAATGGCAGAGCAAGCTTTATCGCAATACCAAACATAATCACTGCAATAATTGTATCTAGTATCTGCCACATGCGTGGTCTTTCAAATAACGGGATTAGCACCTTAGAAAAATACGCTACGCCATAAAACCATATTCCGGATGACATCAAAGCGCCAACTACAAACCACACTTTCTGTTGCTGCGTCATCGAGGAAGTAACTCCCCCTAAAATAACTACCGTATCAATGTATACATGTGGATTTAAGAAGGTGATTGCCGCTGTCATTAGCATCAGCTGTAACCAACTTTTATTGGTTCCTTTGTTAGTCAGACTCAATTGACTGGTGCCCTGCCATGCAGACTTTGCCGAAAGTGAACCGTACCAAAATAGAAATATAACGCCGGATATCGTAAGAATATCTCGCCATAAAGGTGAGTGATATAGTAGGGTACCAATGCCGAGGACACCGGTGCTTATCAATATAATATCGCCAATAAAACAGACGGTTGCTACCGACATAGGGTGCTGCTTAGTTAAACTGCATTTTAGTAAAAATGCATTTTGACTGCCAATGGCAACAATTAAGCTTCCCGATATAAGTGCACCGGTTAATAGACTGTGGATCATTTGATAGCCACCTGATTGGTATTGTCTTGGCGACTACAATGTAGAAGGGTGTGTATGCAATCATTGAAAACGATAGGTTCAATTGACACTGCGACAGTAACCATATTCTTTTGCTCTAAATAAGTTAATTACCTATAGGTTAACTAAGTGAGCGGAAAAGTCACTGCCAATCCAAGTATTACTATGTGAATACCAAACTAACGGAGCCAGTTTTTACGATGTGGGCAGTTTAAATCTCTGTATTGTTGCTAATTTCGATAAATCTGTGAAGATCGTTGCAATACAGATGTAAATAAAACGATAAGTAAGTTCTAACAATTACGACACGGGTTGCGAGGTGGTTAGTTGTTGGTTTTGCTAAACTATTTCTTTATCTGAGTTTGTATCGAGGTGGGCTGTGCGTAAGGCAATTTTGGTTTTTGGTGGGTTGGGCGACCCTGAATACTCTGTTGTTGGCTTCTATAGTGGGCTTTTTGACGCCTTACTTGAGCATTATGACATCATCGCAATAGACCCTGTCACCCCTACGGCGACAATAAAGGACAGTCGCTACAGCGCATGCTATAGCACTATCGAGCATTTCCTGAATCATCAACCAAATCAATCTATTGCTTGTGCTATGCTGCTCACGCCGGTTAGCACTCACCTTATGCTTATTAAGCAACTTTCCAGTTTAATTGAGTGTAAAGACCTTTTGTTTGTGGTCGAAAAACCCTCTTTTGCATTGCATGAGGTTGATGAAGGTTTTGGGCGTGTGATCCCGCGATTGAAAGCTCAGGGTAACCGATTTTATTTTATTGATACTGCGTTGGTCACTCCGTCTATGGAGGCATTATTTGACGGTGACCTGTTAACGTCACGCGGTCAAATCACTAAGTTGGTCTCTATAGCTACCGATAATCCAGTCGAGCTCCCCGATGAATTGTCGGACTTTCAGTTCGATAACCGCATACAAAGATTAAACGCTCGTGGGGTGCTCGATCCAAACAAAAATGGAGGGGCAGGCTATGGGCTTGATATGGGGATCCATGCCGTAGCCGGATTGGTTCGTTTTCTTCAAAAATCATCCCGTTTGCAAGATGGCTTTGAACTCAAGCAATCCATATTAGAACGAATTGACTATCCTGGCCTTGATTTTGAGGTAGGGGTGGAAACCCATCTTTATAGCTCTGGGATATTAAAGGGACAATCTAGTGATAGTGCTAGCCTTGATTGCGAGGTAGTTATTGAATCTGGTAAGGCGGGGGATATTTGGGACAGGCGCCTTGAAGTCCACTTTGTTGATTCGATAATCGCGATCGGTTTTGGCACCATAAAACATCCTCCCTATCTTTGGGTATGCGACAAACTCGGCTCAAAGCTCATCCCGTTTGATGGCGGAAGTGCAGGG
Coding sequences:
- the thiM gene encoding hydroxyethylthiazole kinase, which translates into the protein MEIAQVIACLNTLRQTKPLVVNVTNYVVMNNTANALLAVGASPIMAHSSREMAEMMSFSGALVINIGTLDSQWVPRMLFAVEQANIHGKPVVLDPVGCGASTLRTEVSRQIAEQADTLVIRGNASEIIALAGEQAQSKGVDALDSSDSAVNAAQYLVKEYCASVVISGATDYVISSAGVFKLENGHEMMPFVTGMGCSHTAITGAFAAIGDLSGMAATAILGVAGEIAAEKSAGPGSLQMNLLDTLYQLDEQMLRQRLKISKV
- a CDS encoding ribosomal protein uL16 3-hydroxylase → MYQLSFSLEQFLAEYWQKKPTIIKGGFSNFVDPLTAEELAGLTMEQEVDSRFVSNLAGEWSAEHGPFTEDKFAELPEKSWSFIVQAANHWHEGAAQLVTPFKGMPQWLFDDLMISYSVEGGGVGPHIDQYDVFIIQGSGKRHWRVGAKDVGQYKEVQHHSALRQIESFDAQIDDVLQPGDILYIPPGFPHDGYALEPSMSYSIGFRSPKEQELISNFADFVLAHDYGDKHLHKPELSTQPNNGELKTDDLTSLVDMLKAQINAPTLVKDFMGSMLTQSRHQLNIITPEPKWSCEDVSLQLGQGDTLFKVAGLGTLYHQDEPTLIYVNGEVFKTSDELVQLVELLANEESLSVKNMTTEGITLLTELVNKGYWYFG
- a CDS encoding ABC transporter substrate-binding protein; its protein translation is MLISALVLVSAQASASPKTLNLMLDWFVNPNHGPIIIAQQNGYFAAQGLKVNIQEPADPSVPSKLVAAGQVDLAISYQPSFIIDVAAGLPLVWTGTLLATPLNTLSVLDNGKINSLADLKGKTVGVSVSGSDEAIIDKMLSDEGVSFDDVKIVNVGWALSSSLASGRVDAIWGGMRNFESHQLELEGFKAKSFYPEEHGIPPYDELMFVANANQHDSDAIARFNKALELATQYIINHPQQAWREFVAYNPDTLDNELNHRAWNDTLTRFALRPAARNLKRYAEYAQFMYGLKMIKTLPNKQSYFIH
- a CDS encoding ABC transporter substrate-binding protein encodes the protein MKKLLVSLVTVITFVFSPAVLAKDHKITLMLDWFVNPNHGPIIIAKEKGLFKQQGIEVEIQEPADPSVPAKLVAANKIDMAVSYQPTLTIDVAAGLPLIRSGTLIATPLNTLMVLDNGKIQSLADLKGKKIGVAISGNEEATIGTMLKNQGVAFKDVQIINIGWALSSSLASGKVDAIWGGLRNFESNQLALEGYKAKAFFPEEHGVPAYDELVFVANANSYDVEKIKKFNKAIELATQYIVNHPNKAWQEFVAYNPDTLNNELNRRAWNDTLTRFALRPAAVDHQRYDNYANFMHDNKIINSVPNSVKYVPLFN
- a CDS encoding multidrug effflux MFS transporter yields the protein MNSKAPIYLLMLLIIVSPMGIDIYLPALPQMADSLHTPISNIQLTITLFLAALGMGQLLAGPLADRYGRKPLIIGGLSLYILGSVICAIASHVEILWLARIIQGLGTCAVSVGVMSGVRDSYSPQRTATIYSYINGVICVIPALAPMVGGWLSQTWSWHANFVFMGIYALLILMLTLWRLPETRPAHTVASSSLINFQQFKPILQSPVFQLNTGMVMLAMAIIIAFVSIAPVRLMVELGISPTLFALWFGSNAVINIIGSFSAPVVIRKLGKTRALKLAMTLCAGAALLIVMLQGVHHPAAFMGPIFIASTGFCLVLPICCSSALEPFAERAGTAASLLGFFQMAGASLLVGLVNLLPFASLQLMGLMMLLPLLWFAGNSLLRKANQAHQG
- the tenA gene encoding thiaminase II, with product MKTSQLLHACHEEWQHYIEHSFVHQLADGTLHHDAFLHYLKQDFLFLKHYARAYALAIYKAKSLQQMRIALPSLHALLDSEIGHHVEWCQNWGISEIEMEAETEDFGTVAYTRYVLDTGNQGDLIDLYVALAPCAIGYGEIGANLAQRDSTLLEGNPYLSWLTMYGSEEFQQGVSQSIENLDVLLADIDPDSARAQQLIEVFRTATRMEIAFWEQGLNAVK
- the thiE gene encoding thiamine phosphate synthase — translated: MSNPYELYFVTDEHQSLNTLCKVVEQAVEGGVTMVQVREKHGDVRAFIQRARAVKSVLQGSDVPLIINDRVDVALAIDACGVHLGQSDMPVDDARRLIGRDKLLGLSVESEQQLLAAQSLDVDNLGVSAIFATATKTNTVNHWGLVGLQGAVSLSSKPLVAIGGINHTNIQKVAATGVEGIALVSAISSAEDPKRVSSELLQLIRRAR
- a CDS encoding LysE/ArgO family amino acid transporter, whose translation is MIHSLLTGALISGSLIVAIGSQNAFLLKCSLTKQHPMSVATVCFIGDIILISTGVLGIGTLLYHSPLWRDILTISGVIFLFWYGSLSAKSAWQGTSQLSLTNKGTNKSWLQLMLMTAAITFLNPHVYIDTVVILGGVTSSMTQQQKVWFVVGALMSSGIWFYGVAYFSKVLIPLFERPRMWQILDTIIAVIMFGIAIKLALPLVT